A genomic segment from Gossypium hirsutum isolate 1008001.06 chromosome D04, Gossypium_hirsutum_v2.1, whole genome shotgun sequence encodes:
- the LOC107899700 gene encoding lysine histidine transporter 1, with protein METQPSSDNGYAGNNTSSEENLKRQKEIDAWLPITSSRNAKWWYSAFHNVTAMVGAGVLSLPYALSELGWGPGVAILVLSWIITLYTLWQMVEMHEMVPGKRFDRYHELGQYAFGEKLGLYIVVPQQLIVEVGVCIVYMVTGGKSLEKFHDTVCSTCKQIKLTYFIMIFASVHFVLSHLPNFNSISGVSLAAAVMSLSYSTIAWGASVAKGVQPEVQYGYKAKTAAGTVFNFFSGLGDIAFAYAGHNVVLEIQATIPSTPEKPSKGPMWKGVIVAYIVVALCYFPVALIGYWMFGNSIEDNILISLEKPAWLIAMANIFVVIHVIGSYQIYAMPVFDMIETVLVKKLNFRPSTTLRFFVRNFYVAFTMFIAITFPFFGGLLGFFGGFAFAPTTYFLPCIIWLAIYKPKKFGLSWWTNWICIVFGVCLMVLSPIGGLRQIILQAKEYEFYS; from the exons GGTATTCAGCTTTCCACAATGTGACAGCAATGGTTGGAGCTGGTGTCCTCAGTCTCCCCTATGCATTATCAGAACTTGGGTG GGGACCTGGTGTGGCTATCCTAGTCCTATCATGGATCATAACTCTCTATACTCTATGGCAAATGGTCGAGATGCACGAGATGGTTCCCGGAAAACGTTTCGACCGATACCATGAACTCGGCCAATACGCCTTTGGCGAAAAACTCGGTCTCTACATTGTGGTGCCACAACAACTTATTGTTGAAGTTGGTGTCTGTATAGTTTACATGGTTACAGGCGGTAAATCATTGGAGAAGTTCCATGACACTGTCTGCAGTACCTGCAAACAGATAAAACTAACCTATTTCATCATGATTTTCGCCTCCGTTCACTTTGTGCTGTCTCACCTCCCCAACTTCAACTCCATTTCTGGTGTCTCCTTGGCTGCAGCAGTCATGTCCTTGAG TTACTCTACAATTGCTTGGGGAGCTTCAGTGGCAAAGGGTGTTCAACCAGAGGTACAATATGGGTACAAAGCCAAGACTGCAGCAGGGACAGTGTTCAATTTCTTCAGTGGTTTGGGAGATATAGCTTTTGCCTATGCAGGCCACAATGTGGTCTTGGAGATCCAAGCTACAATCCCATCTACACCCGAAAAGCCCTCAAAAGGACCGATGTGGAAAGGCGTTATCGTTGCATATATCGTCGTGGCCTTGTGCTATTTCCCTGTTGCCTTAATTGGCTACTGGATGTTCGGCAATTCTATCGAAGACAACATTCTCATCTCATTGGAGAAACCAGCATGGCTTATTGCAATGGCTAACATATTTGTAGTTATTCACGTGATTGGAAGCTACCAG ATCTATGCAATGCCGGTGTTCGACATGATCGAGACCGTACTAGTAAAGAAACTAAATTTCAGACCCTCGACGACACTTCGATTCTTTGTTCGAAACTTTTATGTTG CATTTACGATGTTTATTGCCATTACCTTTCCCTTCTTTGGTGGTCTTCTCGGATTTTTCGGAGGATTTGCCTTTGCACCAACAACATACTTT cTGCCTTGCATCATATGGCTTGCCATCTACAAACCAAAGAAATTCGGACTATCATGGTGGACTAACTGG ATCTGCATCGTATTTGGTGTATGCTTGATGGTGCTGTCACCAATTGGAGGGTTGAGACAGATCATACTGCAAGCCAAAGAATATGAATTTTACTCTTAA